The Pseudomonas nunensis genome includes the window ACACATATCTATCGACGAGCTTCTGGACATTCGAGCACCGCATATCTATCTGGTGCGCATCGAAGGAAGCAGCATGGAAGGTGCTGGAATATTTGATGGTGATATGGCGGTTGTTGATCGCTCGATCACCGCTGAGCATGGGCACATCGTGATTGCTGCTGTTAATTGTGAGCCGGTCTGCAAGCGCCTTTGCAAACGTGGGCCCAATGTCATCTTGATGTCCGAGAACGTAGGTTACCCGCCACGATACATCCTCGAAGGCGATGAGCTGATCATCTGGGGAGTGGTGACATTCAGTGTGCGTGCTCATGATCCAAAAGCCTGAGCCCGTCTTCGCTCTCATCGACTGCAACAGCTTCTACGCGAGCTGTGAGCGAGTCTTCCGTCCAGACTTGGCCAAGACTCCCATCGTGGTGCTCAGCAACAACGATGGATGCGTGATTGCCCGCAGCTATGACGCAAAACCTTTCGTGAAAATGGGTGAGCCGTTCTTTCAGATCAAGCACAAACTCAAGCAGCATGGCATCGTCGCGTTTTCATCGAACTATGCCCTTTATGGTGACATGAGCGAGCGAGTGATGAGTGTCATCGAATCGCTCGTGCCAGCTGTCGAGGTGTACAGCATCGATGAGGCGTTCGCGGATTTATCAGGTGTGCCAGGTGATCTTGAGGCGCTTGGTCGTCGTATCCGTGCGCAGGTATATCGCGGCACTGGAATCCCTGTCGGTGTTGGTATCGCTGGCACTAAAACCCTCAGCAAGCTGGCCAATCACGCCGCTAAAAAATGGCAAGTACAGAGTGGTGGTGTGGTTGATCTTCGTGACCAAACCAAGCGCGATTGGGTGCTGAAGAAATGCTCGGTCTCGGACGTCTGGGGAGTTGGACGCAAGATGACTCTTCACCTCGAAGGCATGGGCATTAAGTCCGCTTGGGATCTCTCCAAAACCGATCCCTGGACGTTGCGTAAGAAATTCAGCGTAGTGGTTGAGAAGACGGCGCGGGAGCTCGCGGGTACGCCATGCCTTGAGCTTGACGAGCCTGATCCACCAAAGCAGGAAATTTGCTGCAGTCGAATGTTCGGCAAACGTCTCACCGAGATAGCGACGATCAAGGAGGCGGTCGCTACATATATGATGCGAGCCACGGAGAAACTTCGGGCTCAGAAGTCCTTGTGCAAGAAAATAAGGGTCAGCATTCGCACCGGTATGTTCAATCCGGAGGAAGCCAAATACGCTAATGGAGTCTTGGTCGAATTACCGTACCCAACTGACGATGTCCGGTTGATGACAAAGGCTGCCGTGGAAGCAGTGGATCGAGTCTTCCGACCTGGTTTCAAATACAGCAAAGCTGAGGTGCTTCTGGTCAACCTATGCCAGAAGGGCGAGTACACCGACGACTTGTTTTCGATCTCTCAACCGGAAGCGACCGAGAAAGTAATGGGCGTTTTAGATGCCATCAATGGCAGGTGGGGTAGGGGGACGATGCGTCTCGCGAGTGTGCCAACTGATCCAGACTGGGGGATGCGCCGGGAGATGATGAGCCAGAGTTTTACGACGCGGGTTGATCAGCTATGGACAGTGTACTGTAAATAGTCAGATGAGCAGGGCTCAGGTCACGCTAGAAAACCTATGAAAGGATCGGTCGTTGAAGATATTCCTAGATTGCGAATTTACTCAGCTGAATCGAGACTCGAAGCTGATATCCCTGGCGCTAGTATCTGAGTCTGGCAAAGAGTTTTACGTTGAGCTGACGGATACCTATGCAGTTGAAGACTGCAGTGACTTCGTCATCCACAACGTTTTGCCGCAGCTTGATCATTCGCTATGTGGTCAGTCGCGAAGGGAAGCCCAGGCATCTCTTCGAAGATTTCTGGGGAGCTTCGCCGAGGAACTTGAGGTCTGTTCTGATGCGCCACATTGGGATTGGGGTTTTTTCTGTGATCTCGCTTGTGCAGATCATCAACCCTGGCCACTCCAGGTTGTGAGTCAACCGACCAACCTTACTATCTTGTTCAATCAGGTGAGTGCGGAAGCTCTTGAACAGGTAGTGCTGGTTGATCCGCCACACCATGCGTTGCTGGACGCGCGGATGCTTGCAGAGCTCTGTATGGCCTTGGCCTCTCGGTTGGTTTTATCACCGTAGCGGTGCATCACTTCAGAGGTCGATCTGCTTTGGACGGTGGACTGCAGATAAATCGAGTTTCACCAACGATGGGGATGCCAAGCTGGATTATTCCAAATTATGGCTCCGCCATAATTATTGCTGAGCCATAATTTCTCACTTTTAAAAGCCTCGGTTCAGGCATCGAAGCAATACGCCATTTAACAGTGATCGTCTGCTGTATTCATCCTGTATGACTCAGCGGACACCCATTGATAAGGCAATAGCTGCTCGATCTCACTTGCCGGTGCTTCGACAGCCGCGCGAGAACGCCTTTGAGATACCTAGCAACGCTGTAGCGCAAGGTACCAATCAGAGTAGGGTGTATTGGCAACCTGCTTTCTATTGAAGTCTGGGCTGCCATCGTCCCACCAAACCGGCCCGCGCTCCCCTAGCGTCTCTTTAGCTTTTTGCACGCATGCTCTTGCCGCCGACAATTGCTCGTCATCTCCAGAGGCTATCGCTGCCTTCACCGCACGACGCGCTGCCATCAGCTTGTCAACAGCACGTTGCCGGTCAACCTCATTCAGCGACGGGTTGGTGCAACGCCATAGCTTGCCTTTGACTACGAAGTAGCGACCGTCTGGAGTCGTCGGATACATTTTTATGGTTTCCCATTGTATTCGTGAACTCCCCAGCTGATATCTGCTCAAGCTATCACTGAGGGATCAGTTTTGAGTGGTGCGAAACGACAAGGCTCGCCGCGTAGGAGAGTGTTTACAGGGGGCATCAGCGACAGTTTCGTCCTGAACAAATGAATGCTGCCGGCGTGTGTTTCGCAGCATTCCCTACAACATGGAAATTGCTATCGCCGTCCATGCGCCAATCATGCTGACGGTGGTCATTGCAAGGCTCATAAATATCTCCCTTTGCTTTGTCGTCTTCAGATTCTCCTAGTAGGTGACCTTGTGCCGCTTGTGTGATTCAAATTTAATGGTGGAAATAGAGCTGCCTGATCCGCATATTGATGCAAGTTTGTCTTTTTGGTGTACCGTTAGAATACTAATCCAGAAGAGGTTTTCCATGTCTAAGCTCGCAGAATTCCGCCAACTTGAAAAACATCTCGCCGAACAACTTGCAGCACTTGAAACTTTGAAAGGGGATGCAGGCCTTAAGCAGGAAATCGAATTCGAAACGAAGCTTCGTGCTTTGCTGGCCAAGTACGGCTATAGCCTAAAAGACATCGTCAATTTGCTTGATCCACATGCCGGTCGCAAAGCACCAGCGGCAGAGCAGAAATCCGGCAGCCGCAAACCTCGCCAAGTGAAGATTTACAAGAATCCTAAAACTGGCGAAGTCGTGGAAACTAAAGGTGGCAACCACAAAACTTTGAAAGAGTGGAAGGCGGAACACGGTTCGGACACTGTCGAGTCCTGGCTGACCAAATGAGTTTGGTTTGAGTACAAAAAGGCCCGCGAGGGCCTTTTTTAATATCGATTAATAGTGGGTCTCAGGGTGTTGGCATTTAGGTTATCACTTGCGTCATACACGCTCACCTGCACTAGAAGCTCGGACGGGAGGCAACCTCATCCAGGTGCTGCAGCAGAGACAGTGGATCTTCGTAGACTCTGAGTGCCCCTGCACGCTCGAGCTCACCCGTGTCGTAGCCACCAGAAAGCAGCCCTATACCGGTTGCCTTACAGCGTCTGGCGGCGAGCATGTCCCAGATGGCATCTCCTATCACCAGGCATTCTTCGATAGGCACAGCGAGTTTGGCTGCACCCGCGAGGAACAGGTCTGGATCGGGCTTGCCATATTTGACGTCATCACGGGTGATGAGATTTACGTCTGCGATGTCGAGACCTAACGCCTTGAGATTAATTGCTGCGGTATCCATCCCACCGCTTGTGGCAATGCACCACTTGAGCTGGTCGTGGTTCAGAGTATCCAGAAGTTCAATGGCGCCAGGGAGAGCGCTGATCTGACTCTGCAGCTCTTTGTAGGCTTTAGCATGTTTATCACTAAGTCTTTTAGCCTGATCTGGATTGATCTCCAGTCCGGTTTCACGGGCTAACATCTTAAGCATCAGTCCGCCGCTCATACCGATCTTTCGATGAATTCGC containing:
- a CDS encoding LexA family protein; protein product: MSVTILGPLAAGGVQLPFYSFKVPAGFPSPAADHLEQHISIDELLDIRAPHIYLVRIEGSSMEGAGIFDGDMAVVDRSITAEHGHIVIAAVNCEPVCKRLCKRGPNVILMSENVGYPPRYILEGDELIIWGVVTFSVRAHDPKA
- a CDS encoding HAD family hydrolase, which translates into the protein MRQQTSFIFDLDGTLTDSVYQNVFAWKTALDAEGIPLAMWRIHRKIGMSGGLMLKMLARETGLEINPDQAKRLSDKHAKAYKELQSQISALPGAIELLDTLNHDQLKWCIATSGGMDTAAINLKALGLDIADVNLITRDDVKYGKPDPDLFLAGAAKLAVPIEECLVIGDAIWDMLAARRCKATGIGLLSGGYDTGELERAGALRVYEDPLSLLQHLDEVASRPSF
- the umuC gene encoding translesion error-prone DNA polymerase V subunit UmuC, with product MQKPEPVFALIDCNSFYASCERVFRPDLAKTPIVVLSNNDGCVIARSYDAKPFVKMGEPFFQIKHKLKQHGIVAFSSNYALYGDMSERVMSVIESLVPAVEVYSIDEAFADLSGVPGDLEALGRRIRAQVYRGTGIPVGVGIAGTKTLSKLANHAAKKWQVQSGGVVDLRDQTKRDWVLKKCSVSDVWGVGRKMTLHLEGMGIKSAWDLSKTDPWTLRKKFSVVVEKTARELAGTPCLELDEPDPPKQEICCSRMFGKRLTEIATIKEAVATYMMRATEKLRAQKSLCKKIRVSIRTGMFNPEEAKYANGVLVELPYPTDDVRLMTKAAVEAVDRVFRPGFKYSKAEVLLVNLCQKGEYTDDLFSISQPEATEKVMGVLDAINGRWGRGTMRLASVPTDPDWGMRREMMSQSFTTRVDQLWTVYCK
- a CDS encoding histone-like nucleoid-structuring protein, MvaT/MvaU family; protein product: MSKLAEFRQLEKHLAEQLAALETLKGDAGLKQEIEFETKLRALLAKYGYSLKDIVNLLDPHAGRKAPAAEQKSGSRKPRQVKIYKNPKTGEVVETKGGNHKTLKEWKAEHGSDTVESWLTK
- a CDS encoding 3'-5' exoribonuclease, whose translation is MKIFLDCEFTQLNRDSKLISLALVSESGKEFYVELTDTYAVEDCSDFVIHNVLPQLDHSLCGQSRREAQASLRRFLGSFAEELEVCSDAPHWDWGFFCDLACADHQPWPLQVVSQPTNLTILFNQVSAEALEQVVLVDPPHHALLDARMLAELCMALASRLVLSP